The following are from one region of the Coffea eugenioides isolate CCC68of chromosome 2, Ceug_1.0, whole genome shotgun sequence genome:
- the LOC113760608 gene encoding L-type lectin-domain containing receptor kinase VIII.1-like, whose amino-acid sequence MAAFSILNFTVAVLLVFLSRTSSTPLPYAPKFDPNLLLIGDARLINSASSVQLTDPTSSSSSGLLIRSKTFKFRSSNSKKPAIKPVSFSTDFIFSISPHDGDGLALIIVPADFSSKFSRDGFGLSRQSRFFAVEFDTSRNENVGDENANHVGIDVASLHSVQVSNVSSIGLVLNSGIKLHSWVDYDSSSKRLEVRLSGFGGPRPYAPLLAYQIDLGEMWKGEEVLVGLSSSRGNSVQKTCIYSWKFTVRIAPNWLHSQPVNPQAFSSKRSEDKVADKKSLCALRLLSGLIFATGCGLLAAFVVLFLWAVFANNDQVAVIPVKCSANPGDFRYEKIQVVLEDSSDAVKN is encoded by the coding sequence ATGGCTGCATTCTCAATTCTCAACTTCACCGTCGCCGTTCTACTCGTATTCCTTTCACGCACTTCCTCGACCCCACTCCCATACGCTCCGAAATTTGATCCCAACCTTCTGCTCATCGGCGACGCCCGGCTCATCAACTCTGCCTCATCTGTTCAGCTCACCGACCCTACGTCTTCTTCAAGCTCCGGCCTTCTTATTCGAAGCAAAACTTTTAAATTTCGTTCCTCTAACTCGAAGAAGCCCGCCATCAAGCCTGTGTCGTTTTCGACGGACTTCATATTCTCAATTTCACCCCACGACGGAGACGGCCTTGCCCTAATTATTGTCCCGGCTGATTTTTCCTCTAAGTTTTCGCGGGATGGTTTTGGGCTCTCTCGGCAAAGCAGGTTTTTCGCGGTTGAGTTTGATACTTCTAGAAATGAAAATGTAGGGGACGAGAATGCGAATCACGTTGGGATTGATGTGGCAAGTCTTCATTCTGTCCAAGTAAGCAATGTTTCTTCGATTGGATTGGTTTTAAATAGTGGGATTAAGCTGCACTCTTGGGTTGATTATGACTCTAGCTCTAAGAGATTAGAGGTTAGGTTATCTGGATTTGGTGGTCCTAGGCCTTATGCTCCTTTGTTAGCTTATCAAATTGATTTAGGGGAAATGTGGAAAGGGGAGGAGGTGTTGGTTGGATTGAGTTCGTCTCGTGGAAATTCAGTGCAGAAGACTTGTATTTATTCGTGGAAGTTTACGGTGAGGATTGCTCCCAACTGGCTGCATAGTCAGCCCGTAAATCCACAGGCGTTTTCCAGTAAACGTAGTGAGGATAAAGTGGCAGACAAGAAAAGCCTGTGTGCTTTGAGGTTGCTTTCTGGTTTGATTTTTGCAACTGGTTGTGGTCTATTGGCAGCATTTGTGGTGCTGTTTCTATGGGCTGTGTTTGCTAATAATGATCAGGTGGCAGTGATCCCAGTTAAGTGCTCAGCAAATCCAGGGGATTTCAGGTACGAAAAGATCCAAGTAGTTTTAGAGGACAGCTCAGATGCTGTTAAGAATTAG